In one window of Spartinivicinus marinus DNA:
- a CDS encoding retention module-containing protein, with product MANEKDDLTNITPDPIGFVKKLTGEAVAVSSTGATRELNVGDPVYPFEKIINKSGVILVEFTDGSSMDMGPEDSTVLDEDVIPEKHEVADAEEAATDVSAIQQALQAGADPTQVADATAAGTSGRQAAATIDHSEGAEGGMVLARDAHETIADAGFDTTGPAGLTGAAIEREVGDVAAGVSAEIAAASLGPSVPFLVINPVGPTDDATPDITGTATPNSTVTLLVGNQVLTTKAGPDGFWKVTPTDPLPVGRVITATGTTTDENGNTSPPTQAPVSITDTSTFITIDGPIEIDNVVDVAEQTDVLVSGTSEPNTKVVVSFIDEANGEVVSKLVTTDPNGKWSLTGNEVDLTPLQSGNITVQAVGTDPHNNTATATTAITLQPNVAVTAITDDTGNPTDYITSDQTLEISGTAEPNSTVEVFIDGTSIGTVPSDGNGNWTIDHTATSIPEGPHTITATVTDQSGNTATSTELPITIDVTPPAVAITQITDDSGNPTDFITNDQTLVISGTSEPNSTVEVQIDGTPIGTVQVDPNGNWSIDHTATQLPEGPHTVTATSTDPAGNQATTTQPVTIDVTAPVIDITGITDDSGNPSDFITNDQTLVISGTSNNPNSTVEVFIDGNSIGTVPTDGNGAWSIDHTPTQLPEGPHNITASTTDIAGNTATTAQPLTIDLTPPAVAITAITDDSGNPTDFITNDQNLVISGTTDSPTNTVEVFIDGVSIGNAVVDPNGNWNIDHTATTLPEGPHNITATSTDPAGNKTDTDQPLTIDVTAPVIAITAITDDTGNPTDFVTTDQTLVISGTSNNPNSTVEVFIDGNSIGTVPTDGSGAWSIDHTATTLPEGSYNITATTTDVAGNPATANQPLTIDLTPPAISITAITDDSGTPADFITNDQNLVISGTTDNPGNTVEVFIDGVSIGNAVVDPNGNWNIDHTATTLPEGQHNITATSTDPSGQQVTTSQPLTIDVTAPVIDITGITDDSGNPTDFITNDQTLVISGTSNNPNSTVEIFIDGGSIGTVPTDASGNWSIDHTATSLPEGPHNITATTIDTAGNIANTAQPLTIDVTAPVIDITGITDDSGNPTDFITNDQTLVISGTSNNPNSMVEVFIDGGSIGTVPTDASGNWSIDHTSTNLPEGPHNITATTIDTAGNIANTAQPLTIDVTAPVVDITAITDDSGTPADFITNDQTLVISGTSNNPNSTVEIFIDGTSIGTTPTDASGNWSIDHTATNLPEGPHNITASTTDVAGNTGTTDQPLTIDLTPPAVSITAITDDSGTPADFVTNDQTLVISGTTDNAANNVDVFIDNVLIGTAVVDQNGNWSIDHTATNLPEGPHNITATATDSAGNKADTDQPLTIDISAPSITSPDNFSIEENSPAGTVVGSVAAADATNVTYSFQGGALTSPDGYFAIDPNSGEISLTQAGADTAAANGLLDYESGIHADSLGIVVSDSAGNQSTQQLTINITDVNEPPQITANTLDINEGQTVVLNSANLAATDPETNDPALIFTVDTVQNGQFELVGNPGAPVTSFTQQQVIDGEVQFVHNGTDNPPSYNVTVTDEGGLTDTGAVAVNFTAVNEPPTITDNTLDINEGQTVVLTSTNLAATDPETNDPDLVFTVSNIQNGQFQLVSNNSVVTSFTQAQVTNGEIQFVHNGSENPPSYTVTVTDEGGLTDTSNVGVNFTNVNEAPVVGDIELSQVLEDNVLVINQSDLLANSSDPDGDTLSVTSLSVDPQFGSLVDNGNGTWTFTPTEHYSGDDVPFSFTVSDGALTTSGTAMLDIIPDADIPNLNIGDPSMGPGNGLVGEYYGVETAVGTYNLSNVAGTVANNNPDATFVSTAINYTGGIDSLGTGNSLQQFLKQDATSLSADPGDTSHGVINLKGFIYLEAGTYTLSALHDDGISIDIGGENVLTREGFAGTRIDSTFTIDNSGVYSFNLDYYDQGSIHNLDLLLGLQGQQLQPLSQSFTYQTLTDAENAVDDGGLVYVDNPSGMDYYTVTGNTGYEDTFIDLVDLNAALVDVDGSESLVMNLENIPVGAELTDGTNKFIATAGNTTVDMSVGWNLSNLSIKPPANFNGTFDLNFKATSIEQLNNDQAANSQTITVTVLPVADVPTASDFTIDLNEQVTTDGDSSDEFTTYSFSQSDFTDASKGNYFDEQGDALSSITITSLPTNGTLLFNGNPVTAGQIINAGDINNLSFRADSNASGDNFASFDYQVSDGTDTSDAQTINFNIAAQADQPVIDIATEQQTNVFTSSFEGATGVAAGQASFVDTVDGWLTASNSKIEVRGWSGDFYTANSGTHFIELNDDPTNQFPDALNIYRDINTEAGAKYELSFYYSPRPGYDAETTKIEVWWDGKLIDTIAQNGGTDQNVANTWQQYNYTLAGDGTSARLEFRAAGDPRSGGRGAFLDDVQLTETRGGSATGYEDTTIKLPDITVTSVDPGEQVTYSLSGMPVSAVISDGVNSEVFSGGQLDISNWTLSNLSITPPPGHKADIDLTFTATATEPSTGHSTQATETIHVDILSLPEQVGSPQYVDGDTSANVLTGGDGIDFISGGFGHDTLTGGEGADQFIWHRDDSGALTNEGVVTVAPDPNNPQIDHVTDFEAHKDILNVKDLLASENAQNIDDYLTLNFSGGSTTIDVSPNGDGQVYQKIVLDNVDLSTQYGGGSSHDIIQNMILEGTLVIDQ from the coding sequence ATGGCAAATGAAAAGGATGATTTAACAAATATAACACCAGACCCAATTGGATTTGTTAAAAAACTAACAGGTGAAGCGGTAGCAGTTTCATCGACAGGGGCTACTCGCGAATTAAACGTGGGAGATCCTGTTTATCCATTTGAAAAAATAATAAATAAATCAGGGGTTATTCTGGTTGAGTTTACTGATGGCTCTTCTATGGATATGGGACCTGAAGATTCAACGGTGTTAGATGAAGATGTTATTCCTGAAAAGCATGAAGTAGCCGATGCAGAAGAAGCGGCTACAGATGTTTCCGCCATTCAACAAGCATTACAAGCAGGGGCAGATCCTACTCAAGTAGCAGATGCTACCGCAGCGGGTACATCAGGGCGACAAGCAGCAGCGACTATTGATCACAGTGAAGGTGCTGAGGGAGGCATGGTGCTCGCTCGGGATGCTCATGAAACCATAGCTGATGCAGGGTTTGATACTACTGGGCCTGCCGGTTTAACGGGTGCGGCCATTGAGCGAGAAGTGGGAGATGTTGCAGCTGGTGTTTCAGCAGAAATAGCGGCAGCAAGTCTGGGGCCATCAGTTCCCTTTCTGGTGATTAACCCTGTTGGACCAACCGATGATGCAACACCGGATATTACCGGTACAGCAACCCCCAATAGCACTGTAACCCTATTAGTGGGTAATCAAGTACTAACCACTAAAGCAGGGCCTGATGGCTTCTGGAAAGTAACACCTACAGACCCTCTTCCTGTTGGTCGAGTAATTACTGCCACCGGTACAACTACCGATGAAAACGGCAATACCTCACCCCCAACTCAAGCTCCTGTCAGTATTACCGACACCTCAACATTCATCACTATCGATGGCCCCATTGAAATCGACAATGTTGTTGATGTCGCTGAACAGACAGATGTATTGGTTTCTGGTACCTCTGAGCCTAATACCAAAGTGGTTGTTAGCTTTATTGATGAAGCGAATGGTGAAGTGGTCAGTAAGCTGGTTACTACTGACCCTAATGGCAAATGGTCATTAACAGGTAATGAGGTTGATCTTACTCCATTGCAGTCAGGCAATATCACGGTTCAAGCGGTTGGAACAGACCCTCATAATAATACGGCTACAGCGACTACAGCTATTACCTTGCAGCCGAACGTGGCGGTGACAGCAATTACCGATGACACCGGTAACCCGACTGATTACATTACTTCTGATCAAACCCTTGAAATTAGCGGAACAGCAGAACCTAATAGTACAGTTGAGGTGTTTATCGATGGCACCTCAATTGGTACGGTACCCAGTGATGGAAATGGCAACTGGACCATAGATCATACGGCTACCAGCATACCAGAAGGTCCTCATACTATTACTGCAACAGTAACAGATCAGTCTGGTAATACAGCGACATCGACAGAGCTTCCTATCACAATTGATGTCACACCACCTGCTGTAGCGATTACTCAAATAACAGATGACTCTGGTAATCCCACTGACTTTATTACGAATGATCAAACCCTGGTTATCTCTGGTACTTCAGAGCCAAATAGCACGGTAGAAGTGCAGATTGATGGTACACCTATTGGTACTGTACAAGTTGATCCCAATGGCAACTGGAGTATTGATCATACCGCTACCCAGCTACCTGAAGGACCTCACACGGTAACAGCGACCAGTACCGACCCAGCGGGTAATCAGGCGACAACAACTCAGCCGGTTACTATTGATGTTACTGCGCCAGTTATTGATATCACAGGGATTACTGATGACTCAGGTAACCCCTCAGATTTTATTACCAATGACCAAACCTTGGTAATTTCAGGTACATCCAATAATCCGAACAGTACCGTAGAAGTGTTTATTGATGGTAACTCGATTGGCACAGTCCCCACTGATGGCAATGGTGCCTGGAGCATTGACCATACTCCGACGCAACTGCCAGAAGGGCCGCACAATATCACTGCATCTACTACGGATATTGCGGGTAACACAGCAACGACTGCTCAGCCTCTGACCATTGATTTAACTCCACCTGCTGTTGCCATCACGGCTATTACTGATGATAGCGGTAACCCGACTGACTTTATTACTAACGATCAGAATCTAGTTATCTCAGGTACCACAGATAGTCCAACAAATACTGTCGAAGTCTTTATTGATGGAGTGTCGATTGGTAATGCGGTGGTTGATCCCAACGGCAACTGGAATATTGATCATACCGCTACGACCTTGCCAGAAGGTCCCCATAACATTACGGCTACCAGTACTGACCCTGCTGGTAATAAAACAGATACTGACCAGCCATTAACCATTGACGTCACAGCTCCTGTTATTGCCATTACAGCAATAACCGATGACACTGGTAACCCAACGGATTTTGTTACTACAGACCAAACGCTGGTAATTTCAGGTACTTCAAATAACCCCAATAGCACGGTAGAAGTGTTTATTGATGGTAACTCAATAGGGACAGTCCCCACTGATGGCAGTGGTGCCTGGAGTATTGATCATACGGCGACTACCTTACCAGAAGGCTCTTATAACATTACTGCAACAACAACCGATGTTGCTGGTAACCCGGCTACTGCTAACCAGCCGTTAACCATTGACTTGACGCCGCCAGCTATTTCGATCACAGCGATTACAGATGATAGCGGTACCCCAGCTGACTTTATTACTAATGATCAAAACCTAGTGATTTCAGGTACTACAGATAACCCTGGCAACACAGTAGAAGTGTTTATTGATGGAGTATCGATTGGCAATGCAGTCGTTGATCCCAATGGGAACTGGAATATTGATCATACCGCTACGACCTTGCCAGAAGGTCAGCACAATATTACTGCCACCAGTACAGACCCTTCAGGTCAACAGGTGACAACAAGCCAGCCATTAACCATTGATGTGACGGCACCGGTTATAGATATCACCGGTATTACCGATGACTCTGGTAACCCAACCGATTTTATAACCAATGACCAGACTTTGGTGATTTCGGGTACCTCAAATAATCCGAACAGTACGGTGGAGATCTTTATTGATGGTGGCTCAATTGGAACAGTGCCAACTGATGCCAGTGGTAACTGGAGCATTGATCATACCGCGACCAGTTTGCCGGAGGGGCCTCACAACATTACCGCTACTACAATCGATACTGCGGGCAATATTGCCAATACTGCTCAGCCATTAACCATTGATGTGACAGCACCAGTCATTGATATCACTGGCATTACGGATGATTCAGGCAACCCCACTGACTTTATTACTAATGATCAAACCTTGGTGATTTCAGGTACTTCGAATAACCCCAATAGCATGGTAGAAGTCTTTATTGATGGTGGCTCAATTGGAACAGTGCCAACTGATGCCAGTGGTAACTGGAGTATTGATCATACCTCGACCAACTTGCCAGAAGGCCCGCATAATATTACCGCTACTACAATCGACACAGCTGGTAATATAGCCAATACTGCTCAGCCATTGACCATTGATGTGACGGCACCAGTTGTTGATATCACAGCGATTACTGATGATTCAGGTACCCCAGCTGACTTTATTACTAACGATCAAACGCTGGTCATTTCAGGTACATCGAACAACCCAAACAGTACCGTAGAAATATTCATCGATGGTACCTCTATTGGCACTACACCTACAGACGCCAGTGGTAACTGGAGTATTGATCATACGGCAACTAACTTGCCAGAAGGGCCTCATAATATTACTGCTTCGACAACTGATGTTGCAGGTAATACAGGTACAACTGATCAACCGCTAACCATTGATCTGACACCACCAGCAGTATCAATTACAGCCATTACTGATGATAGTGGCACCCCCGCAGATTTTGTCACTAATGACCAAACTCTAGTGATTTCTGGTACGACTGATAATGCAGCCAATAATGTTGATGTCTTTATTGATAATGTATTAATTGGTACAGCTGTTGTAGATCAAAATGGTAATTGGAGTATTGATCACACAGCGACTAACTTGCCAGAAGGGCCTCATAATATTACCGCTACGGCGACTGATTCGGCAGGTAATAAAGCTGATACAGACCAACCGCTGACAATTGATATCAGCGCACCTTCTATTACATCACCTGATAACTTTTCAATCGAAGAAAACAGCCCTGCAGGTACTGTGGTAGGTTCTGTGGCAGCAGCTGATGCCACCAATGTGACTTATAGCTTCCAAGGCGGTGCCTTAACCAGTCCTGATGGTTACTTTGCAATTGATCCCAACTCAGGTGAAATCAGCTTAACTCAGGCTGGAGCTGATACAGCAGCAGCTAATGGCTTGCTTGACTATGAAAGTGGTATACATGCCGACTCGCTGGGTATTGTGGTCAGTGACAGTGCAGGAAACCAATCTACTCAGCAGCTCACGATTAACATAACAGATGTTAATGAACCACCCCAAATTACTGCTAATACGTTAGATATCAATGAAGGGCAAACGGTGGTGTTGAATTCTGCTAATCTGGCAGCCACCGATCCAGAAACCAATGATCCAGCTTTGATATTCACTGTTGATACAGTACAAAATGGCCAGTTTGAATTGGTCGGTAATCCTGGTGCTCCAGTGACCAGCTTTACCCAGCAACAGGTTATCGATGGGGAAGTACAGTTTGTTCATAATGGCACTGACAACCCGCCTAGCTATAACGTAACAGTGACAGACGAAGGTGGCCTGACCGATACAGGTGCTGTAGCGGTGAACTTTACCGCAGTAAATGAGCCACCAACCATTACGGACAACACCCTAGATATCAATGAAGGGCAAACGGTCGTGTTGACGTCAACCAACTTGGCTGCCACAGACCCTGAAACCAATGATCCTGACTTAGTATTTACGGTTAGTAATATTCAAAATGGCCAGTTCCAACTAGTAAGTAATAACTCGGTTGTAACAAGCTTTACTCAGGCTCAGGTTACTAATGGTGAAATTCAGTTTGTCCATAATGGTAGTGAAAACCCACCAAGTTATACCGTAACAGTCACAGATGAAGGTGGCTTAACAGATACCAGTAATGTGGGGGTGAACTTCACCAATGTGAATGAAGCACCAGTTGTGGGTGATATAGAACTGTCGCAAGTGCTTGAGGACAATGTACTGGTTATTAATCAGTCTGATTTACTAGCCAACTCATCTGATCCAGATGGTGATACGCTATCTGTTACCAGCCTTTCAGTTGACCCTCAGTTTGGCTCTCTGGTTGACAATGGTAATGGTACTTGGACATTTACACCTACTGAGCATTATTCAGGAGATGATGTTCCGTTTAGCTTTACCGTTTCTGATGGAGCGTTAACCACAAGCGGTACCGCTATGCTTGATATTATCCCGGATGCTGATATACCGAACTTAAATATTGGCGATCCATCAATGGGGCCAGGAAATGGTTTAGTGGGTGAGTACTATGGTGTTGAGACAGCAGTTGGTACATATAATTTAAGTAATGTGGCAGGCACAGTTGCTAACAATAATCCTGATGCCACCTTTGTTTCGACAGCCATTAACTATACGGGTGGAATCGATAGTTTAGGCACAGGCAATTCGCTGCAACAGTTCTTAAAACAAGATGCGACCTCTCTTAGTGCAGACCCAGGCGATACTAGTCATGGAGTAATTAACCTAAAAGGGTTTATTTATTTAGAAGCAGGTACCTATACACTCAGTGCTTTGCATGATGATGGTATTTCTATCGATATAGGTGGCGAAAATGTACTTACCCGAGAGGGCTTTGCCGGTACGCGTATTGATAGCACTTTCACCATCGATAACAGTGGTGTCTATTCATTTAATCTGGATTATTATGATCAGGGTAGTATTCATAACCTAGATCTGCTGTTAGGGCTTCAGGGACAACAACTACAGCCTCTATCTCAATCCTTTACTTATCAAACCCTAACTGATGCAGAAAATGCAGTGGATGATGGTGGGTTGGTATATGTGGATAACCCATCAGGCATGGATTATTACACGGTAACAGGCAATACGGGTTATGAAGATACTTTCATCGACCTAGTGGATTTAAATGCTGCTTTAGTGGATGTAGATGGTTCTGAGTCGTTAGTCATGAACCTGGAAAATATTCCAGTGGGTGCAGAGTTAACCGATGGCACGAATAAATTTATAGCAACAGCAGGTAATACCACAGTTGATATGAGTGTTGGCTGGAACCTGAGTAATTTATCAATAAAACCACCCGCTAATTTTAACGGCACTTTTGACCTCAACTTTAAAGCGACATCTATTGAGCAGTTGAATAACGACCAGGCCGCTAACTCACAAACTATTACTGTTACTGTGCTGCCAGTTGCTGATGTGCCAACAGCCAGTGATTTTACTATCGACTTGAATGAGCAGGTTACAACAGACGGCGACTCATCCGATGAGTTCACCACCTATTCCTTCAGCCAGTCTGACTTTACCGATGCAAGTAAAGGTAATTATTTTGATGAGCAAGGTGATGCATTAAGCTCAATTACCATTACCAGCTTACCTACCAATGGCACCTTGTTATTTAACGGTAACCCTGTAACAGCTGGGCAGATAATTAATGCGGGTGATATTAATAATTTAAGCTTCCGTGCAGATAGCAATGCCAGCGGTGATAACTTTGCTAGCTTTGATTATCAAGTAAGTGACGGTACTGATACCAGTGATGCACAAACTATTAACTTTAATATTGCGGCGCAGGCGGATCAGCCGGTAATTGATATTGCAACAGAGCAGCAGACCAATGTTTTTACTTCCAGTTTTGAAGGAGCAACTGGAGTTGCAGCTGGGCAAGCTTCATTTGTTGATACGGTTGATGGCTGGTTAACCGCTAGTAACAGTAAAATTGAGGTTCGTGGTTGGAGCGGTGATTTTTACACTGCAAACAGTGGAACGCACTTTATTGAGTTGAATGATGACCCAACAAATCAATTTCCTGATGCTTTAAATATCTATCGCGATATTAATACTGAAGCGGGTGCGAAATATGAGTTGAGCTTTTACTACTCACCAAGGCCAGGTTATGACGCAGAAACAACTAAGATAGAAGTTTGGTGGGATGGGAAGCTAATTGATACGATTGCTCAGAATGGCGGAACGGATCAAAATGTTGCTAATACTTGGCAGCAGTATAACTATACACTTGCAGGGGATGGCACGAGTGCGCGATTAGAGTTCAGAGCAGCTGGAGATCCAAGGTCAGGTGGTCGAGGTGCTTTTTTGGATGATGTACAGCTCACTGAGACTAGGGGGGGCAGTGCAACAGGGTATGAAGACACCACAATTAAGCTGCCAGATATTACAGTGACATCTGTCGATCCTGGTGAGCAGGTGACTTATAGTCTAAGTGGGATGCCTGTTAGCGCAGTTATTAGTGACGGTGTTAATTCTGAGGTCTTCAGTGGTGGCCAGCTTGATATCAGTAACTGGACTTTAAGTAACTTAAGTATTACACCTCCACCAGGCCATAAAGCGGATATTGACCTTACTTTCACCGCAACTGCGACAGAGCCAAGTACAGGTCATAGTACTCAGGCTACTGAAACGATTCATGTTGATATCCTCTCGTTGCCTGAGCAAGTAGGAAGCCCGCAGTATGTAGATGGAGATACTAGCGCTAATGTCCTAACAGGAGGTGATGGTATTGACTTTATTAGTGGTGGCTTTGGTCACGATACGTTAACTGGTGGTGAAGGTGCAGACCAGTTTATCTGGCATCGAGATGACTCAGGAGCACTGACTAATGAAGGGGTAGTAACGGTTGCACCAGACCCAAATAACCCTCAAATTGACCATGTCACCGACTTTGAAGCCCACAAGGATATTCTCAATGTTAAAGATCTATTAGCAAGTGAGAATGCGCAGAATATCGATGACTACCTAACACTCAATTTTAGTGGTGGCTCTACAACAATTGATGTAAGCCCGAATGGGGATGGACAGGTTTACCAAAAAATTGTCTTGGATAATGTTGATTTATCTACCCAGTATGGGGGTGGGTCTTCACACGATATCATCCAAAACATGATTCTGGAAGGAACCCTTGTTATTGACCAGTAA